In Procambarus clarkii isolate CNS0578487 chromosome 50, FALCON_Pclarkii_2.0, whole genome shotgun sequence, one genomic interval encodes:
- the LOC138351644 gene encoding mucin-2-like → MLSCDTQQTLASPSRPTTSTCATQQTTVPTGVTQQTTEITCVTQQITTPTCVTQQTTAPTCVTQQTTASTCVTQQTTAPTCVTQQTTAATCVTQQTTASTCVTQQTTAPTCITQQTTAPTCVTQQTTAATCITQQTTAPTCVTQQTTAPTRVTQQTIAPTCVTQQTTALTCVTQQTTAPICVTQQTTASTCVTQQSTTPTCVTQQTTASTCVTKQTTAPTCVTQQTTASTCITQQTTASTCITQQTTASTCITQKTTAPTCVTQQTTAPTSVTQQTTAPTCITQQTTASTCITQQTTASTCVTQQTTAPTCVTQQTTASTCVTQQTTASTCVIQQTTAPTCVTQQTTASTCVTHSTNMYHPADHSTNMCHPADHSTNMYHPADHSSNMYHPADHSTNMCHPADHSINMCHPQHQHVSPSRPQHQHVSPSRPQHQQVSRSRPQHQHVSPSRPQHQHVSPSRPQHQQVSPCRPQHQHVSPSTNKCHPADHSTNMCHPADHRTNMCHPTDHSINMCHPTDHSTNKCHPADHRTNMCHPTDHSINMCHPTDHSTNKCHPADHNINMYHPADHSTNMCHPADHSINMCHPADHSINMCHPADHSTNMYHPADHSINMCHPADHSINMCHPADHSTNMCHPADHSTNMCHPADHSTNMCHPADHSTNMCHPADYSINMYHPALNI, encoded by the coding sequence ATGTTATCCTGTGATACCCAGCAGACACTTGCGTCACCCAGCAGACCCACAACATCAACATGTGCCACccagcagaccacagtaccaacaGGTGTCACCCAGCAGACCACAGAAATAACATGTGTCACCCAGCagatcacaacaccaacatgtgTCACCCAGCAgaccacagcaccaacatgtgTCACCCAGCAGACCACAGCATCAACATGTGTCACCCAGCAgaccacagcaccaacatgtgTCACCCAGCAGACCACAGCAGCAACATGTGTCACCCAGCAGACCACAGCATCAACATGTGTCACCCAGCAgaccacagcaccaacatgtaTCACCCAGCAgaccacagcaccaacatgtgTCACCCAGCAGACTACAGCAGCAACATGTATCACCCAGCAgaccacagcaccaacatgtgTCACCCAGCAGACCACAGCACCAACACGTGTCACCCAGCAGACCATAGCACCAACATGTGTCACCCAGCAGACCACAGCATTAACATGTGTCACCCAACAGACCACAGCACCAATATGTGTCACCCAGCAGACCACAGCATCAACATGTGTCACCCAACAGTCCACAACACCAACATGTGTCACCCAGCAGACCACAGCTTCAACATGTGTCACCAAGCAgaccacagcaccaacatgtgTCACCCAGCAGACCACAGCATCAACATGTATCACCCAGCAGACCACAGCATCAACATGTATTACCCAGCAGACCACAGCATCAACATGTATCACCCAGAAgaccacagcaccaacatgtgTCACCCAGCAGACCACAGCACCAACAAGTGTCACCCAGCAgaccacagcaccaacatgtaTCACCCAACAGACCACAGCATCAACATGTATCACCCAGCAGACCACAGCATCAACATGTGTCACCCAGCAgaccacagcaccaacatgtgTCACCCAGCAGACCACAGCATCAACATGTGTCACCCAGCAGACCACAGCATCAACATGTGTCATCCAGCAgaccacagcaccaacatgtgTCACCCAGCAGACCACAGCATCAACATGTGTCacccacagcaccaacatgtaTCACCCAGCAgaccacagcaccaacatgtgTCACCCAGCAgaccacagcaccaacatgtaTCACCCAGCAGACCACAGCAGCAACATGTATCACCCAGCAgaccacagcaccaacatgtgTCACCCAGCAGACCACAGCATCAACATGTGTCacccacagcaccaacatgtaTCACCCAGCAGACCACAGCATCAACATGTGTCACCCAGCAGACCACAGCACCAACAAGTGTCACGCAGCAgaccacagcaccaacatgtgTCACCCAGCAGACCACAGCATCAACATGTGTCACCCAGCAGACCACAGCACCAACAAGTGTCGCCCTGCAGACCACAGCATCAACATGTGTCACCCAGCACCAACAAGTGTCACCCAGCAgaccacagcaccaacatgtgTCACCCAGCAGACCACAGAACCAACATGTGTCACCCAACAGACCACAGCATCAACATGTGTCACCCAACAGACCACAGCACCAACAAGTGTCACCCAGCAGACCACAGAACCAACATGTGTCACCCAACAGACCACAGCATCAACATGTGTCACCCAACAGACCACAGCACCAACAAGTGTCACCCAGCAGACCACAACATCAACATGTATCACCCAGCAgaccacagcaccaacatgtgTCACCCAGCAGACCACAGCATCAACATGTGTCACCCAGCAGACCACAGCATCAACATGTGTCACCCAGCAgaccacagcaccaacatgtaTCACCCAGCAGACCACAGCATCAACATGTGTCACCCAGCAGACCACAGCATCAACATGTGTCACCCAGCAgaccacagcaccaacatgtgTCACCCAGCAgaccacagcaccaacatgtgTCACCCAGCAgaccacagcaccaacatgtgTCATCCAGCAgaccacagcaccaacatgtgTCACCCAGCAGACTACAGCATCAACATGTATCACCCAGCATTAAATATCTAG